In the Xyrauchen texanus isolate HMW12.3.18 chromosome 47, RBS_HiC_50CHRs, whole genome shotgun sequence genome, CTTCTCCATGTCTACAGACAGCTCAGCAAACCACTGCCTGGCATCTTTCTGCTGCACCACACATGCCACATGCAGACAAGCTGAGGGGGGAGGAGACACTGTAACTCCACCCACCAGGATGAAAGTATGCATCATGTGACAAAATTGTCacgcaattattcaattagtctAGCAATATGTTCGGACTAGAATGCTACTCTTGCGATTTATGCAGTCtatagtatgtactgtatacagtatgcacaatatGATGTAAACAACAGGTCACACAAATGCAATGCACTCAACCTGACCTTTTTCCAGTGTTGCAAATAAACCGGAAGTAATATCAAACCACAATATTTAACATTTCTTACTTGACATAACTACCCAAAGTTAAGACTGTTAAGCcaattaattaaagggatagctcacccaaaaatgaaaattatttcaccatttacacatcccaaacacaaacaaagataatatacaaatatctcatctctgtaggttcattcaatgcaagtgaatggtggccagaactttgaagcttcaaaaaggacataaaggcagcataaaagcaatccatacaactccagtggttaaatccatgtcttcaaaagcgatatgataggtttgggtgagaaacaggtcaatatttaagtcctatttttactctaaatatccacATCCTCCTTCTGttttttgccgattcacattcttcataatgccatctactgggcagggaggagaatttatagtaaaaaaaaataacttaaatgttgatctgtttcacacccacacctatcatattaacCACTGGAGGCggtttttatgctgcttttccatcctttttgaagcattaaagttctggccatcattcactagCATGgaatggacctagagagctgagatgtACACAttttatctttgtttgtgttcagcagaagaaagaaagtcatccacatctaggagtaaataatgagagaattttcatttttgggtgaactatccctttaaaaatgcgAAATAAACGTATTTATTGCAGAGAAGATAAACTGGACTCGTTGAATTAAAAAGGTATCAAGGGCATGTGACTACAAGGTACATACTACTATTTGAATGTTTTCATTTCATATTGCAttctttttcacttttttatgtaggaatacacaatatacactcacctaaaggattattacgaacaccatactaatactgtgtttgaccctctttcgccttcagaactgccttaattctacgtggcattgattcaacaaggtgctgaaagcattctttagaaatgttggcccatattgataggatagcatcttgcagttgatggagatttgtgggatgcacatccagggcacgaagctcccgttccaccacatcccaaagatgctctattgggttgagatctggtgactgtgggggccattttagtacagtgaactcattgtcatgttcaagaaaccaatttgaaatgattcgagctttgtgacatggtgcattatcctgctggaagtagccatcagaggatgggtacatggtggccataaagggatggatatggtcagaaacaatgctcaggtaggccgtggcatttaaacgatgcccaattggcactaaggggcctaaagtgtgccaagaaaacatcccccacaccattacaccaccaccaccaccagcctgcacagtggtaacaaggcatgatggatccatgttctcattctgtttatgccaaattctgactctaccatctgaatgtctcaacagaaatcgagactcatcagaccaggcaacatttttccagtcttcaactgtccaattttggtgagctcttgcaaattgtagcctctttttcctatttgtagtggagatgagtggtaccggtggggtcttctgctgttgtagcccatccgcctcaaggttgtgcgtgttgtggcttcacaaatgctttgctacatacctcggttgtaacaagtggttatttcaggtaaagttgctcttctatcagcttgaatcagtcggcccattctcctctgacctctagcatcaacaaggcattttcagcccacaggactgccgcatactggatgtttttcccttttcacaccattctttgtaaaccctagaaatggttgtgcgtgaaaatcccagtaactgagcagattgtgaaatactcagaccggcccgtctggcaccaacaaccatgccacgctcaaaattgcttaaatcacctttctttcccattctgacattcagtttggagttcaggagattgtcttgaccaggtccacacccctaaatgcatgtgattggttgattagataattgcattaatgagaaattgaacaggtgttcctaataatcctttaggtgagtgtatactgtgcagtatgcagtaaaCAGCACGCTTGCATTCCCACTGAACATAGTCCAGGTCTACAAAGGTCCAGAAGTCACATGTGATTGTAGAAGAAGGTGTGACATCTTACCAAGTGCAATCATAAATGGAGGATAAAGCAGACACAAATCAGTCCTATAGGTGTCATTGACTATcctcctacacaaacacacacatacagaacaaTTATCTAATGACAGTCTTTAAACTCAATATACTTAGTTATGGAAATAGGACATTTCCATAGGAGATCTCTGGTTCATAAACTGCAGTCCTGGAGAGAATTAATTTAAATGGATTTGGTGTGTGTCCATGATGGAGGGCCTCGAACACCGGACTGGGCTTAAACTCTGAGAACCCCCCCCCACACTATTTGGCGAAAGCAATAAATAGAAagacaatttgaaaaacaattggTAAAGGCGTTATAAAATATAAAGGTGGAGATGGTGAGGTGGAGAAATGCCGGATATCACCGGGATATCAACGTGATAAATATCTCCGGTGCGAGTGAAGCAGCCGATTTTATATCCTTGTGATATGATTGTCATATGCGCAAGCTCCTTCCGAACTTATGTTTAGAATTAACTTATGCAGTGCAGGTAGATTTAATCAATGCTGAAGAGCTCTTGAAACAACAACATACACACGCACTCCTCACCATGCCAATGGAAGGAGCATGTCCTCCTGACCCATGTCCTGCACATACTGCAGTAAAGGTCTGTACGGGTGATACACAATCAGACAGCAGtcctaaaaaaacacacacaaacaaaacatctaTTTATCcataccacaaacacacacatacatagataatgatctgatctgatctgaatCAATACCAACCATGAGTTCCAGCAAGTAGAATTCACACTCCAAGatctagagagaaagagagaggtatGAGTGAGGACATGACCACATGAGATCACTGTGAAATCGCTGTATGTGTCACACTAATGTGCTAAACAATGTGACATGTGTGTTAATTATCATCTTTCCCCTTATGATGATCCATAAATGTTCGTCCAACGCTCTGGACAGCTGAGATGTTTCCCTTACAACACCTGACTGCCCGTGCAGCCAGCTGGTAATCATACCGCACTTATCACCAGAACGCCATGTGAGCTGCAGGGCAGGGCTGCCAAGACCAAAGTCATTTACCATAGTGACGAGACCTTCCAACAAGGACGTCAGGAGTGTGAGGAATGTCACTCCTGATAGAGTGTCAGAAACTGGGTGACACATAAGACGTGACTGAGGACTACGgcatcaccacacacacacacacacacacacacacacacacacacacacacacacacacacacacacacacactcttgtgtTTTAGCCAGTGTTTCCATCACACAATCAGACAGTTACAGGAAACTTTTATGTAGATATCTAATGGATATGTCAAATTTCCAAAATCTAAGCTgtcattcttaaagggatagttcacccaaaaaaaaaaattcactcattatttcctcaccctcaagccattccagatgtgcatttcttcagcagagcaccagtgaatgttttttttaataatatttcagctctgtaggtccacacaatgcaagtgaatggtgatccgacctttatagctccaaaaatcacataaaggaatcaCAGAAGTAATCcacaaaactccagtggtttaatccatgtcttcagaagaaagaaaaaaaaaagtctgaaaagtctgaaagtcacatgttgcctgtttagtttcactttcacatctagaGTGGAAATTTAGAGAAagaaaaggactgaaatattgaactgtttctcacccacactttcaTATCATAtctacttgcattgtgaggatcatCAGAGCGgagttattctaaaaatcttagtttaatttctgcagaaaaaaagaaagccatacacatatgggatgacatgagggtgagtaaatgatgagagaatttgtatttttggctgaactatccctttaataagggACAAACACCTTTGACTGCAATTTTAAGGCTGTCTGGTACTGGTAACTCACACTCTTTTACATGCCAAATCTGTGTCTCATTGCTCATCTGGTGTGGTAAGTGCAAGGGTATGACTCACATGGTTCATTCTGAAGGGAAACTCCTTGGGAAAGGCATAAGAGAACCTTGTTTTCACTGTTCCAAAAAGGAAAAATTACAGGAAAAAAAATAGTCCCATATTTGTATGGACAACTCAAATAAGTTAGACAAGTGAACATGCTTTTCTTTGTCTGGGATACCCAAACATTTCTTATAATGAAAGAATAAGTTCAATTGAATGCTCATTTACTGCATATTAAACTCTGATTATCATGAGCAAAGATCATtggcaagatttttttttttaaatcaatccaGTTAAAGGGAACTACAATGTGTTGAACTTAATCTTTAGGCACTTTAGTAATTTGCTTCTGTAGTAATTGGATGCTGTTTGATGAGTTTGCTAAATATGATAACTTACATACAGACGTCGCCGCTGAAATAAGACGTGTGTTTGAAACAACACCAAATTCCTGTAaaggacagatttgtatttttttatcaaattttatCCATCTCTTAACAGATTAAATAAATATCTATGGTTAGAGTCAGTTTACCTCTACTTTAGAGGCCAGAAACACACACGTGGGGGCCATCAGCACAGGGTCTATGCTCTTCAGAGAGTACCTGAAAACAAGTAACAGTTTTCTTGAGTGAACATGTATTATAATAAATcccatgaaaataaatatttaaataagtgCCTTTAATCTAGAAAAAAATATAACAGGACTATCAATCTATAAGTGGTGTAGAGGTCGACCAatggtggattttgccgataccaataTCCAAcatggtggaaaaggcagatcatgattaattcattaaaaatcgATTTAaagaatgtataaaaaaaaaaaaaagtgtcttagtctttccttacctactatgatgggcacagatATAGAGGCTAAAAGagtgcaaaatgaataaaatcccagatgcagtttatcaTTCAAccaaaaatcccaataataacatttaactgtaaacaagcccaaaaaacacaagggacttttattttgaaatgacagagacttggccTTATTACAATGCTCTTTTTAACAGTGCTCTTTGTATTTACCAAATTTTAttcttaaaatgaaataaaattgtatCGCTAATAAATTCACAAAATGAAGGGTTTTGTATATACACGTGTAGATTTCACAAGACAAGGTTTAACGAGGATTCATGTTTATTACTATACACAAGATATGAAACACGATGCATGTGCTGATGGGGGACGTTTCAAAAATAGATGCGTTTTTATTTGCATGCCTTCCAATCAATTTACACCaactgattatctaatcaaaataacaaaatatgcattgacgTGAGGATAAATATATGGATGAATAGTGTCAATGATGAAGGACAAATCCCCACATGATTATTaatcatgaaaaaaaacaaatatatatatatcagcatcTGTCGGTATCAATTTTTTGTCGATAACTAATACAATTATGGCACCGATTAAACTGATATATCGCTCTACCTCTAAAGTGGAGTATCAAACTTTACTGAGGAAATGAAGTTAAATTCATCAGCCATTAAATCAGAGAGGCGGTAACCATAGTATCCTGCTCACCTGGCATAGAAGCGTTTGAAGTAGACCGTTGCCGTGGCAATGACCTGCTGCCTGAGTTTCAAGTGTTCCCCCAAGGCTTGAATCACTGTCACAAGATGACAAATTAAACTGAAGACCACATGCAATTAAACAGTTAATTGCTTTACACTCTGAATTATCATTGCCTTTTCAAAATATTTCTATAATAACAGagtttggttttatttttgttggaCTGTCCCATAGGCACCCACATTGTAAAAATGACAGTTGTAATCATCAATGCACCAATTCTAATTTTAGCACCCTTACAGTCTGTTAGGAGTACAATCTCAACAGGTGAATAGTCATTATCATATTCAAAGTGCATGGAATTTTCTTATATATCAATAATGCATGTACTAGCCTTGTTATGCGTGATTGATCCTGCTCTGAAACTCTCAGATGGATAACTGAGGCTGAGGACTGTTCAGAACTAACTCCACATTTACTTTGCATATGAGTTTAAGAAGAAGATTATAAACAATTTCTCTACAAACCATTGGCAAAAAATATCTGTAGCTTCCAGTACTCCTCCTCAGTGAGGAACTTGAGATCTTTCTGTCTCTCCTTCATCAGATCCTGTTTGTCCAGAACCCACTGCAGACTGACAGAGAACAAAcacatttaagacatttaaaaTCCCAAAAACATAAATATCCAGATAGCACAGAAGAATAGCGCGCACACACAGGCAACACAGCAgaattataacacactttatgtaatTACTTgaagtgtcaaaaaaaaaaaaatatatatatatatatatatatatatatatatatatatatatatatatatatatatcaataccTTTAGATCCAAATATAATTTAACACTCATGATAACATAATTAACCAACAAGGTAGTCTTATAAAACACTTAACATCATTTAAAGAGGTAAAATGACCTCCTGCTGTTAATAACAGACACATTTATGCAGTTTATTCCAAAATTCATCAATTTCTTCAGTTTAGAGCCACTTGCAACCCAGCTAAAGCTAATAATCCATAACTTTTTATGCAATATAAAAGGCAATGAAAAGCTGTCTATTCTTTATCACAGCATTATCTGATATTCCGGTGAATATTTCACTTTAATCTGCCAAATCCAAGAATGTTTCTTTTACAGCTTCGCCACAATATAATacgaataaaatattttagaagtaGATTTAATACCTCCAATTTATATCGTAAAACAGGACTTTACTTACTAGTGTGAGCTCTGCCAGAAGTTCCCTGCCATCTTGAGGTGTTTGAGGTAGCAAATAACCTTTAATTTGATGTTAAATTGTGTTTTGAAAGAAGAGATGCGCCGGACAGATTAGAGAGAAGCGCGACACCAAAAACACTCCGTGGAACGTCAATGTGAAGCTGAAAACGCTCCGGGAGGAAACAAAAGCACTTCTGCATCAGTTCCGGATTTTATGATAGAGGAAACAGGTCTTGTGCCACTCTTGTTTTACTTGTAAATGTTTGCAGCCGCATGTATcatcacctatatatatatatctgtctatccatctgtctgtatgtttatcatctgtctatctatccatccatccaactatctagatatctatctgtccatccatccatccaactagctagatatccatccatccatctatctgtctgtctatccatttgtctgtctgtctgtctatcatctgtctatccatccatccatcaaactaTCTAGATACCtgtccatccacccacccacccacctatctatctatatctctatctatccatccaactATCTagatatccatccattcatccatctatctatctgtctgtctgtctatccatcagtctgtctgtctgtctatccatctgtctatctatccatccatccatccatccatccatccatccatccatctatctatctatctatctatctatctatctatctatctatctatctatcgatctatctatccatccatccatccatccatccaactatctagatatccatccatccatccatccatccatttgtctgtctgtctatcatctgtctatccatccatccatccatccaactatctAGATACCtgtccatccacccacccacccacccatccatctatctatatatctatctataataCAGTTTTACAATTTAGCATTCTAATATCTATAAAAGTAGGCAAATGCCAGACTGAAATTAATACCAGAAATTGTATTCTGTTggctaataattattattttgataatgtcATCATAGGCATATTTCTGTAACACCTCTATGATGAAATCATCAGTGCTTTCAATCTTCAACATTTTAGACAGTTTTATTGAAGAGAATTTCATTAAAAAGGAACCTAGTCTTGCCATCTCTATAATTGCGCTCTTCGCGGACGCCCGTCAGATAGTTCAGAGGGTTCGACTCTGTGTCAGATTGAGGTTCGACATTCCTCGTCCGGTGGGCCGGGTCACTACAGCAGGTATAAAAGCTTCATCATCACTGAGAGTGGACAGAAAGTGATCACCCTTGGCTCTGTAGCATCCACATAATTTCCGGAGACGCTTAAGATCCCAACTTCTTCAACCATGAGTCGCAGCCCCGAAAGGATGTCCTCATACCGCCGTCACTTTGAGGGTGGAATCAGCTCTTCTTCCACGCTTCAGGTGCGGGTGTCCAGTCCTTCACCCACGCGTGGACCCGCGCGCCACCGCTCCGCAAGTTACTCCCGCAGCGGGACACTGGGGCGCAAGACGCAATCTGGCACCAGCAGATCACGCATGACCAGGTGAGTCAGTTTAAAGATGCACTCGgtgttttttcctcattaaaacagTTTAACTCATTAAGAAATGAAAAGCATTTTAGAAACACATGTTTAAAATAAGCATTCACGTAAGACGaagactaaaagctgttttagTGTACATGGAGATAGTAGTCCCCATGGACCCCTCATAGGGGCtaacatgttagaatcacatggccAGTCGaaaactactcgcttaatctcaataACCGCACACCAGGTGATAAGTAGACTATTGCCTGGtcataatatgatatgatatgaccataatataataaaaattttaaaggggtagttcacccaagtaaggaaaattctctcataatttactgacTGCCATGCCATCCtatatgtgtgactttctttcttctgaagaacaaaaattatgactatacaatgcaactgaattggtgccaaaatgttgacactacaaaaaccacaaaaattcatcatgaatccatatcttcagaagtgatatgatagctgtgggtaagaaacagatcaatatttaagtacatttttgctagaaattcttctccctgcccagtaggggtgatatgcatgaagaatgtgaatcaccaaaaacacaagaagaagaaagtgaatgtggaaattgactgagcagggaggagaatttataataaaaaagggcttaaatattgatctgtttgaactatcatatcacttccgaagacattgatttaaccactggagtcatatggattacttttattcccattcacttgtactgtattggccaaaagagctgagaaattcttaatttgagttcagcagatgaaagaaagtcatatacatctgggatggcatgagtaaaggatgagataattttcctttttaagtgaactatttaACCCTAAAAAGGTGCTTCATGTTGTAATATCTAAGTTAACTGGTTTGATTATATGAACATGTCTAAATCAACCTGAATAAAATgaagttacaccaacaaaaccatTTTAGGGGTTATAGCAATAAACATAAGTAGCTCCTTCAGAAAACAATTGCAGGTCAcctctttttacagtgtaggcctAATAAAGTGCACTTTTAAAGTACTAAATTGCTTTGGTTAACAGCATCAGCTAAATGACAAATATTCTTTCAAACACCTCCTAGTTTTATTTTGTATCTTTAAATCAGTTATGTTTCTGATCTTTGGCATGATAAAATGCAATTCCTATATAGCCTAAATGTGGTGGTGTGGCTTAGTGGTTAAAGATCTTGGCTGATGACCAAAAGATTTGAATGCCTGAACGGGCAATTTATGTGTTACCACAATTTAGGACCATGATGAAGGCACGTAACCACAATTTCATCAAGAAGAGACCATCTTTGAGAAATTCATTAAGTTGCTTTGGCTGCgagtgtaactggtcctgctcgacccgctccgagcgTGATTCAAACCGGACGGCTATCATgtgccagctggctcccattacacaagCATCAGCTAAATGACAAATTAGATGGCTTTCAGAAAACCCtagtttgtgttttgcaaagtaaaTCACTATATGTTTAGGGCGTTTTgcataataaaatgcaatttcttTGTAAAGATGTGTATTATTCCACTCTTTTCCTCTCTACAGTAGTGTGAGTATGGGTACTCTGTGTCTGGGCATGGGTTGGGGGGCTGCTGGAGGTGCACTGGATCTTGATGCTGCAGCTGCTGATAATCAGGCTTTCCTCAGCACTCGCACTAGTGAGAGAAAGGAAATGGTTGCCCTCAATGACCGTCTGGCTGTTTATATCGAAAAGGTAAGATGCTTTTCACTTGTTCCCTATATCTGTCTAAACCTCTCCTCATTTTCATCTGAATTTGCTCTTGGTTTTTCTATGGTGGTCATTGTGAGTTTTGTGGTCATTACAGGTACGGTCTCTAGAGCAGAGCAACAAGCTTCTTGAAGCAGAGATTGATGCCATTAAGGGTCAATATGTGAAGCCATCCGGCCTGCGTAAGCTCTATGAGGACCAGCTGAGGGAGCTGATGAGGATCGCTGACCAAATGAAAGTCCAGCGGGTGAGAGATGGATCTACAGAACTTTCACCCACATATACACACTAACTCGCCCACCACTGTGTCAACAGTCTGAAAAGAGACTTTCAATCAGTTCTAGATTATGCATCACACTAACAAGGGTCATCATGGTAACTGCTTCTTATCTGTGCTATCATAGGATCTGGCGGTAGCAGCACGGGTCGCCATGGCAGGTCAGCTGGAAATTCTGAAGGTGAAATACGAGGAGGCTGTGGAGGCCAGGAAGAAGGCGGAGTTGGAGATTGAAGCCTTTAGACCTGTAAGCAAAGATGTGACCACATGTGTAACGTTTGTCAGTTTAATACGAGATTGATCATAAATGATTGAATCCACACTTTCTGTGTCTGCCAGGATGTAGACGCAGCAACATCCGCCCGCATCGCCCTGGAAAAGCGACTGGAAAACCTGGAAGTGGAGCTTGAATTCCTGCAAAGGATTCACAAAAAGGTGCAGTCCATTTACACGCCATAGTGTAACTTGTACAGTGTACAATATTTGTTTCAATTTATAATAATGGAAGAAACA is a window encoding:
- the LOC127639079 gene encoding cyclin-C-like produces the protein MAGNFWQSSHYLQWVLDKQDLMKERQKDLKFLTEEEYWKLQIFFANVIQALGEHLKLRQQVIATATVYFKRFYARYSLKSIDPVLMAPTCVFLASKVEEFGVVSNTRLISAATSVLKTRFSYAFPKEFPFRMNHILECEFYLLELMDCCLIVYHPYRPLLQYVQDMGQEDMLLPLAWRIVNDTYRTDLCLLYPPFMIALACLHVACVVQQKDARQWFAELSVDMEKILEIIRVILKLYDQWKNFDDRKEMAVMLNKVPKPKPPPNSETDQSSNGSQNSSYSQS